Part of the Candidatus Wallbacteria bacterium genome, GCGATTCGTCACAATACATCACAACCGGCAGTGAGATAAAGTAAGCATAAGATGGGGTCTGGCCGATCCCGCAAAGCCAAACCCAACTCCGGCCTGACCCCATCTAAAGCGAAAACCAAAACTCATATCTGACGAGATACTCTTGATTTATCCATCCCAGAGAGAATTCAACTGGTAGAGGACATTTGGGATACGATAGCCGTAAAAGCTGATTCGATCGAATTAACTGAAAAAGAGAAGAAGATAATTGATGCAATTTGATTTCACATAGATTAAAGTTTAGTATTGATTAGTAAGGACTGAAAATGGATATTGAGGGAATATGAACTGGCGTGATCGCATTTCCGCCGAACAGGATGTCTGCCACGGCAAAGCCTGCATAAAAGGAACGAGAATCCCTGTTTCAGTGATTCTCGACAATCTGGCTGCTGGTCTGAAGGACGAGGAAATTCTGCAGAGCTATCCGTCTCTAAAGCCGGAAGACATTAGAGCTGCAGTTTCTTATGCGGCAGAACTTTCCCGTGAAACTCTGATTCTCCTTTCCGCATGATCATGAAATTCAAGATTGACGAAAACCTGCCGGTCGAAATCGCAGATCTGCTGATTGAGGCTGGTCATGACGCTGAAACAGTCCCCAGTGAACAACTTCAGGGCATCTCTGATTCGAACCTTCTTAAAATATGTTCCGGGGAAAATCGTGCACTGCTGACTTTGGACACAGATTTTGGAAACACAGCGAAAACTTGACGTATTTATGTAAGTAAATTTACATAGAAGTATGAGAATCGAGCAGATCCAGAATAATCTGCGGAACAACCGTTATTATCTGTCTTTGCACGCTGACGATGAAAGGCAGAATGAAAATTTAAAGTTCAAATCTCCTTTTGAAAGAGGTAGTAAATGATTAAAAAATGCTCTTTCTGCGGTAACAAGAATCTACGCCAAAAAGATGTTCAGTATATTTTCAGACGAGAAGGGAAAATGCTTCTTGTAAACGATGTCCCCTGCATTGAATGTGAATTTTGTGGGGAGCGATATTTTGCAGGTGAAATCTTGAAAAAGATCGAGCTTGATTTTGCGGAAATCTATCATAACGGGAAAAAGACAACTAAAACTATTAAAGTGCCGGTGGAATCATTTGTTGGGATCAGAAAAAAGCCTTAGTTTTCAATAATTATTGATGATTGTGTCATGCTGATCGGAGAAGGCCAGGCCGGGAAAATCGAGGATTTCAACTTTGCCTACCAGGCGCAGCAGAAAAACGACGAGGAACACTGTATTTTCGAATTCGAAGCGAGTGATTTACCGGGAAATCTGAGCAAAACAAGTAGGCTGGGGTAGAGGAGTGTGTAAATAGACTTGTTAGAAAATATGAATCACAGAGGTAAAAAAATAAAATGGCAACGAAAAAAAGCGGGCTGATCCCTCAGGAGATTATTGAAAGCAAAATTCTTTTGATCAATGGCGAGAAAGTAATGCTTGATTCTGATCTTGCAGAACTTTATGGAGTTGAAGCCAAATACCTAAAAAGACAGGTGCGCCGGAATGCGGACCGCTTTCCAAAGGATTTTATGATCAAATTGTCAAAGAAAGAGGCTGACTCTTTAAGGAGCCATTTTGGCACCTTAAAAAGAGGGAAACATTCAAAATATTTACCATTTGCATTTACCGAGCAGGGCATTGCCATGCTTTCAAGCGTCCTCAACAGCGAAAGAGCCGTGAAAGTCAATATTGAGATAATCAGGGCTTTTGTCAGGCTCAGGCGGATTCTCAGCTCCAATGCAGAGCTCACCCGCAAACTGGAAGAAATGGAGAAAAAATACGACGCCCAGTTCAAAATCGTCTTTGACGCGATCCGCCAGATTCTTACCACACCGGAAAAACCCAAAAGGCAGATCGGTTTCAAAGGCAGACTATAAGATGAAGCCCGCGACGTGTCTCCATCGGTTAGCGTTCAACTTCAAGTCCCTGGTTTAAGGCCTTTACGACAAAAAGAACCAGGTTCTGGACAATTTCGTCATGAAGCCCTTCAAAGCCAAGGCTCCAAAAAAAAGCCGCCTCAGAAGCAATGCATTCAACCCGCAACGGCAAGGGTTTCAAGGCCTTGCCGTTGCGATTATTACTTTCCAGATGTAGAATTAAAGAGCACAAAGAAAGACCCCACCCATAATGGGTGAATGTTATCAGTAAAGAGGTATTCTCCTGGGAAAAAAATATCTTTCAAAAGAAATTGCTGTGCAAACCTGGATGACTCGTAGTTTTGAGTTTTATTTTACAGGTTACGCTTTAGCCAAAACTACTGATGTTCATAGTGACATTGGAATAAATCTCGAACCTTTCTTTTGCTCTATGGGTGTTGAGTTTTTATGCAAGGCCTTTTTCATTGCTGAGGAAAGCGAAAGTTACATACATGACAACTTTACTGAAGCAAAAAATAGAATAAATGAGATTGCAAAAAAAATGAGACATGACATTAAAGACGCGGTTGAAAAAATTGGTTTGGATAACCCAACAAGTGATATTTCACTTTTTTTAAAAAGTGAGTATAGGCCAATTAGGACTAATAAGGTTTCCCCTCAAAAAAATATTACTAGAACTGATGCGTTAAAATGCTTGGAGGATGCATACTTAAAATCAAGATTTCCCGAGCCTGTGTTAGTTTATGAAAAACACCCTACTGGAAATTGTTATTATAGCTCAATTGGGAGCTCGCAAGATTTAGTCGAATTTTCTTATGATATGGGGATAGCACTTTTATTTTTGATTAAGAAAAAGCATGAGATAATTTTGGATAAAGAAAGAGTCGACAGTAAATTATGGAACGCTAAGTATAGACAAGACTTTTGGGGATTATTTTTTCCGGGTACTACCGAAGTAGATTATTTCAAAGGAAAAAAGAGCTGATCTTGTCTAGTTTTACAGAATGAGCGATTTTGCCGGAATCGGTGGTGATTTCTTCAGGTTAAGAGTCTGCCATGGAATCACCCGATAAGCAAAATTGTTGCGCTCTCTGATGAACCGGTTTTATGATAAAATGGAAGAAAAGGCAGAGGTGATGATATGAAAATTAATTTTGTAGCCCTGGTTGTAATCCTGTTTGTCTTTCCTGCTATTTTTCAACATTGTTTTGCCGGGGAAAAAAGCACAAAAGAGGTTGTAACTAAACCATTACAGAAAATCCCGTTTGATATAGAAAATGCTTTAAAAAATGGCTATTCCAAATCAGAGATAGCCAAGTATTTGTGTCAGGAAGAGGGATTGGATTACGACAAATGCCTAGAGTACTATACGGATGGCGAATTAATAGCTGCATTGGCACAACCAACGGATTTAAGCTCCGCACTGAAAATGTTCGAGCCGGATGTCACGGCTGAAGAAATGGCAAGCGGCACATACCAATTTAAGATGGGTGAAAAGTATGCAAAAGGCGAGGGCGTTCCAAAAGATTATAAGCAGGCTATGATTTGGTACCAAAAATCCGCCGACCAAGGCTATTCCCCTGCCCAAAATTCACTTGGTTATATTTATCTTGAAGGGTTTGGTACTCCGCAAGACTATAAGCAAGCTATGCTGTGGTTCCAAAAGGCTGCTGAACAGGGGCTTTCCAGTGCTCAATATTTTCTTGGTATCATGTATGAGAAGGGATTCGGTGTTACTCAAGATATAGTGGAAGCTCATTTCTGGTTGAATATTGCTGCTGCTTCAGGACATGAGAACGCGCGAAGGGAACGAGATGTTTTAGCAGCAAAGATGACCCCAAAACAGGTTTCTGAAGCCCAGAAAATGGCTGCTGAGTGGAAGCCGAAGAAATAAATCAGATGGTGGCTCATGAAGTACAGGTATTATAACGGATCTGGCCAACAAGAGGGACCTATTGCAGAAGATGAATTCATAAAACTGTTTCTTTCTGGTTCTCTAACAGCAAACACACTTGTTTGGTAAAGCAGCTCGTCCATCATGCTTAGAGTTTAGAAGGGACCTATGATTAAAACCCGTGATATTAAAATTGGCAACGATTTTTTTGATGCAATTTCCCATCCGAAAGGATGCAGAAAATTATGGATCTATCGTGGAAATTCTAAACGTGATTATAATTTACTTCCTAATGCATTCAGAACTAATTTCCCGAAAAAGGAATCGGAAAAGTTATCAAACTTGGTAGGATTGCTTGATAATCCACCTGCCCTTGAAGATGCGATTAGCAAGCTTCGTACAACTGAAGATGTAAAGTTATTTCAGGAATGGAAAAAGCGAGCTTGTAACCATTTGAATAAAAACTATCAATCTGATCTGAATGACTGGGAACTCTTGGCTATAGCTCAGCATCATGGCCTTTACACTAGATTGTTGGATTGGACAGAAAATCCTCTTGTAGCCTTCTATTTTGCAAGCTGCTCTGACCCAGATTACGAAGGAGCGGTATGGACGTTGGGTTATGCAAGTAAATTGAACCCAGATGAATGCAGTAAAAAAGAATATTACAATTGGCATGGGATCAGAATTTTTGCACCCAATCCTTCAGATAAAAGGATATTTGCTCAGCAAGCATTATTTACAATTCACGATACCTCGATTTCAATTGATCTCGTAATGAAAATTGATGATGATACTAAAATTACAAAAGTGTTGAAAAATCTATATGGTCTCGATAGGCCTTTTATACTACAACAATATATTATCTCCAAAGCGATGAAGAAAAATATTCTACCTTTACTTGATACATGGGGCATTAATCATGAAAGGCTTTTCCCAGGGACAATTTTTGACGATAAAACAGATCCCGAATTAGTACTTATAACTCAAGAACTGACTGAGGATTATAATAAACACATTCACTCATCACCACTCAGTTCTGGAATTTCAGATTAACAATGGAGAGAAAGTGCAGCAGCTAAACAGTGGGGACATAAAAGTGTTCCGTATGGGCTTGTTGATGGTTGCGGTTGCTCTAATCGCTGTTTTCTTAATGTATTCCTATCTTTCCTCACCTGGTGAGGTTGTAGTCAGCCCAAATGGTGATGTACAAGGATTTTTGAGCAATTTACGCGTTGTCCTCCAGGGGCAACAGTTTTGGCAAGATCAGTTGTCACTGGCTAAAAAGGAGCTGCAAATGCAACGTGAGAGACCAGGGGAGCTTGCAAGGCGGCAAAAAGAAGTTGATGATGTGTCTCGTCAAATTTTCAACGGTCTTGATCAGGATGTAGAAAAACTATACCAACAACATCCTGATTTACGACCCACTACTGAAGAACAACAAGCTGAGATGAAATCTGAACAAGAAGAAAAACAGAGACAGGAAGCAACTGACGGTTTTTTTGAGCAAATTATTCTTAATAGAATTTCTGATCTTGAACATAAAATAATTCCATATTTAACGAAAAAATCAAATGAGTTACCACATTCAAAGTAGTCAATGAGATGAAGGGAAAACGAGAAAACATAAGTGTCAGGCCAACTTTTGCGGGAAAGAGTCAGGAACTAGAAAAGTATTGTAAAGTTTCACTTTGTTTATTGAAAAAAGTTTTTGAGTTACAATATGTAGGAATAGGAGTGTACCAATGTTAACCCAGATTTGCGGATTGTGTAGAAAAGATGCGGAAGTGATTAAAGATATAAAAGATAGATCAATTTCGGTTGTTTGTGAAAGATGTGGAGATTACATCGCTTCTGGGGAAGCTTGGGAAAGTTGCTTTCAATCACCAATTTTCAATTTTCACATTTTATCTTCCTATATCAAGCATCTGAAGTTAGAAGGGAAAAAGACACCTGTAATTAAAAGCATTGATTTCAATAAAAATAATAGTTCTTCAATATGGGCTCTGGCTGAAACCCATTTTCCAAAAAATATCGGTGAACAAATCAATAAATCTTTGCTGAATCTTAGGTTTCTACGCAAAAAACCAGGTGAGAGTATAAAATTCGATCCTTTCAGAGATCTGTATTTGACCTACTCAGAAAAAAAAGAAACTTCATTATGGTTAATAAAATCACTTGAGGAAAAAGGGCTAATCAAAATTATCAGTACTTACCAAATAATCGAGTTGGATCCTGTTACAAAGCAAAAATCGATTCGTTCCAACGATGGTTTAAAAATTACCATTTCGGCAGATGGCGAAGCAAGAATCGAGGAATTAGAAAGAATTGAGGATAATTCAAAAGACAAATTTATAAACAATTTGATAACTCCTTTTGCACTTAAAAAACTCTCCTTAGTAAACTATCGTTGTTTCGAATCTCTTGATCTTGACTTTGATTCTAAATTAACCGTGCTTGTGGCTGACAACGGAGGCGGAAAAACCGCTGTCCTTGATGCAATCGCGACATGCGTGTCTACGATACCTGAATTTTCCGGCATGGAATTTTCTACCGATGATGTAAGACTTCTGGATAATGGAGAAAGAGCTGATTCATCGGGCATCGAGTTTGTCGTCTGCCATGAAAAAAATGATTTCGGGATCAGGATTGTCAAACGCAATAATTATAATCCGTCAGTGACTGAGGAAATTGAGGGAATCGGTAATCTCCAAAAATGCAATTTAACTGAGATCATTAAGAACCTGGGTAGAGAATTTTTTGCGTACTATAAAACAGACAGGTCTTTTTCCCGAAAAGTGGAATTGAAGAGCAACACTCAAAGCAAAGTAGATCCTTCTTATTTAAATAAATTCATTTTTGCTTCAAACGAGAGTATTCATACGGCTTCCGAGTGGTTTTACGATACGGAAGACCGCGAAAGAAGAAAGAAAATTGAAAATCATAACGGATATGAAGATCCGACGCTCAGGACAATTAAAGCAGCTATTATTAAAGCTATGCCTGAAATAACCAAAATTGAAACAGAAATTGATCCTAAAAAATCAATCATTGTTCATTTTGAAGATGTGGGAAATAAAGCGAAATTGAGGATCGATCAACTCAGTGACGGCTTTAAAATGATTTTTTCCCTTGTGCTGGATCTGAGTCTTCGCTTGACTTTAGCCAATCCTGATAGCGATAACTCTTTGAATTGTCACGCTGTTGTGATGATCGACGAAATCGACCTGCATCTGCATCCTTCCTGGCAGCAGCGCGTGCTGACTGATCTGCAGCGGACTTTTCCGAATGTCCAGTTCATTGTCACCACACATAGCCCGCAGGTATTGTCGACAGTGCCGAAAGAATGCATCAGGATCATCAAAAGCGAGGGCGGGAAAATATCGGTTTTTGAACCATTCCGCAATACACACGGAGAAGAAAGCAAGGTCATCCTTGAAGATATTTTTGATACCAACTCAAGGCCTCCGGGTGAACCAAGGGAAATACTCGCCGAATATTTACGTTTAGTGGATCATGGAAAACACGATACAGAGGAAGCAACCAAACTTAGAAAAAAGCTTGAGGAGATTTTCGGGGAAAATTATCATCAACTCGAACTGGCTGATATTATTATCAACAGGAATTTAGCTCTCAAAAAGGCCGGTTCTAAATGAGGCATCTTGTTCACTCACCAGATGAACCTTTGGAATTGAAAGCTGCTGAAAAGGCAAACCCGAGACCAGACGATCCGGATCTGGCTTGGAAGGAGTTTGGCGGGAAAGAAGAAGTAAGAAAAAGACTTTCTGAAATTCAGATGGGATTGTGTGCTTACTGCGAGATAAGATTATCCAAGGAAATCGGATTGCACATTGATCATATCAAACCCAAAACCAGATGCCCGGAAAAAACTTTTTATTGGAGCAATTTACTGCTTTCTTGTATAGCGGCCGAGAAGTTGGAAAAACTTAAAGATAGTGATAAATGCTGTGGACATTTCAAACTTAAAGCTTGGGATGAGCAGATGCTGCTTCCGACTGATGAAGACTGCGAAAAGTTTTTTATCTATCTAAAGAGTGGAGAAATTGAGCTTGCTGATAATTTGACCCCAGATGAAAAAAAACGAGGGAAATTAGCCATTGATATTCTTAACCTCAATGGGTGTTCTCGCTTGAAAAGGGAAAGAAATGAAATTATTGAAATATTTATCAAGCAGCTTGATTCAGTAAGTGATTGCCAGAAAGCCAGAGAGATTTTTATCAATTCGGAATTATTCCCGACAAATGGGAAGTTGAAATCTTTTGTAACAGCGAAGAAACAAAGAGTTGCAGAATATCAAACCTAAGAGTCGATCCACATGGAAATCAAGGGAAATAACCCATGAAGAAAATACTTACAGTCGTCGGCGCTCGGCCGCAGTTTATCAAGTCATTCGCCATTTCGCTGCCGATCATGACTGAATTTGCGGATAGATTCAGCGAAGTGCTGGTGCATACAGGCCAGCATTATGATCATGAGCTGTCAGGCGTTTTTTTCGAGGAAATGAAGCTCCCAGAACCGAAATACAACCTGGAGATCGGCTCGAACAGCCCTGGAAAACAGGTCGGCCTGATGCTGATCGAGCTGGAAAAGGTCATGCAGGCGGAGAAACCTGATCTGGTGCTTACTTACGGTGACACCAATTCCACCATGGCCGCCGCGCTCTGCGCAGCGAAACTTTACATCCCGCTCGCTCACATTGAGGCAGGCGTGAGAAGCTTTTTCTATCAGATGCCTGAGGAAATCAACAGGATAGTGACAGACAAAGTGGCTGATTTCCTGTTTACCCCGACTGAAACAGGAGTTACCAACCTCTCCCGCGAATTCCTGCGCGGGGAGATCGTGAACAGCGGGGACGTGATGCTGGACGTGTTCCAGGGATTTTTCCAGCGCCTGAACATCGAAAAAACCGACAAAGGCTACATACTTTTCACACTGCACAGGGAAATAAACACATCCAGGGATAACCTGGAAATCATAGCCGGATTTCTTGCCCGGGTCGGGCAGAACTTGATCTGGCCCCTGCACCCCAGAGCGAAAAAATATCTCACTGAATTCGGACTGCTCCCAAAAATCACAGCAAATCCCAGGGTTTCCCTGATCGAACCTGTGAGCTACCTGGAAATGATGAAATATCTATCAGGTGCGAACCGGGTGGTCACAGATTCAGGCGGACTGGTGAAAGAAGCTTATTTCATGGGAAAACCCTGCCTGACCATGCGCGAGGAGACTGAATGGCCGGAAACCCTGGCTGGAGGCTGGAATAGCCTGGTGGGCATGGACCCGGGAAGAATCATCGACGGCCTCAAGCAGATTCCTGAAGGGAAGTGCGCGATAGGCCAGTTCGGTGACGGGCAGGCCGCGCGGAAGATTCTGGAATATCTGAACGGAAGAATCTGAGATGAAAATTTCAGTCCTGCAGATAAGAATTACTTTATTTATACTGCTCCCGGCATATCTGCTGCTTGTTGCCGGCTGCGGGCAGCCTGAAAGCGTAATACAACCTGAAAATGAGCCTCAGATGGAAGAGACGGTTGAAACGGGCCTCTCTTATGGCGACACAGTGATCCAGTCCAGCATGACAGATGCGATCAATCTGAATCCAGTCATCTGCACTGACTCCTATTCCAGAGCGATCTGCACCAAGGTATATGGCAGCCTGGTGAGATTCAATGCCAGCCTGGAAATCGAAGCATATCTTGCAGACACCTGGGAAATGACTCCTGACTGCAGGTCAGTCACTTTCCGGCTGAAGCAGGGAGTGCACTGGGAAGACGGGCCTGAGCTGACGGCAGATGATGTGAAATTCACCTATGACAAGCTCCTGGACCCTGCTGTCAAATCGCCGCGCAGGCAGAGATTTGCTTTCATCAGGACCGTAGAGATCATCGATTCCCATGAAATCAGATTCGATTTCACGATGCCATTTTCCACTGCGATCTGCCGCTTCATCATGTCGATCATGCCCAGGCATATTTTCGAACATGAGAATTTCAATGAAAACGATTACAACAATCATCCGGTCGGCATCGGGCCTTTCAAGTTCATCAGATGGGACAAGGGCGAGCAGATAGTGCTGGAAGCCAACAAGGAATGTTACTGCGGCAGGCCTTTCGTCGACAGCTATATAGTCAGGGTAGTGCCTGATCAGACAGTTCTCTTTCAATATCTTCTGAAAGGCGATCTGGATGTGACTGCCTT contains:
- a CDS encoding addiction module protein: MPERIQLVEDIWDTIAVKADSIELTEKEKKIIDAI
- a CDS encoding DUF433 domain-containing protein is translated as MNWRDRISAEQDVCHGKACIKGTRIPVSVILDNLAAGLKDEEILQSYPSLKPEDIRAAVSYAAELSRETLILLSA
- a CDS encoding DUF5615 family PIN-like protein, with the protein product MIMKFKIDENLPVEIADLLIEAGHDAETVPSEQLQGISDSNLLKICSGENRALLTLDTDFGNTAKT
- a CDS encoding type II toxin-antitoxin system MqsA family antitoxin, translated to MIKKCSFCGNKNLRQKDVQYIFRREGKMLLVNDVPCIECEFCGERYFAGEILKKIELDFAEIYHNGKKTTKTIKVPVESFVGIRKKP
- a CDS encoding ORF6N domain-containing protein, with product MATKKSGLIPQEIIESKILLINGEKVMLDSDLAELYGVEAKYLKRQVRRNADRFPKDFMIKLSKKEADSLRSHFGTLKRGKHSKYLPFAFTEQGIAMLSSVLNSERAVKVNIEIIRAFVRLRRILSSNAELTRKLEEMEKKYDAQFKIVFDAIRQILTTPEKPKRQIGFKGRL
- a CDS encoding tetratricopeptide repeat protein, whose amino-acid sequence is MKINFVALVVILFVFPAIFQHCFAGEKSTKEVVTKPLQKIPFDIENALKNGYSKSEIAKYLCQEEGLDYDKCLEYYTDGELIAALAQPTDLSSALKMFEPDVTAEEMASGTYQFKMGEKYAKGEGVPKDYKQAMIWYQKSADQGYSPAQNSLGYIYLEGFGTPQDYKQAMLWFQKAAEQGLSSAQYFLGIMYEKGFGVTQDIVEAHFWLNIAAASGHENARRERDVLAAKMTPKQVSEAQKMAAEWKPKK
- a CDS encoding FRG domain-containing protein; translated protein: MIKTRDIKIGNDFFDAISHPKGCRKLWIYRGNSKRDYNLLPNAFRTNFPKKESEKLSNLVGLLDNPPALEDAISKLRTTEDVKLFQEWKKRACNHLNKNYQSDLNDWELLAIAQHHGLYTRLLDWTENPLVAFYFASCSDPDYEGAVWTLGYASKLNPDECSKKEYYNWHGIRIFAPNPSDKRIFAQQALFTIHDTSISIDLVMKIDDDTKITKVLKNLYGLDRPFILQQYIISKAMKKNILPLLDTWGINHERLFPGTIFDDKTDPELVLITQELTEDYNKHIHSSPLSSGISD
- a CDS encoding AAA family ATPase, whose amino-acid sequence is MLTQICGLCRKDAEVIKDIKDRSISVVCERCGDYIASGEAWESCFQSPIFNFHILSSYIKHLKLEGKKTPVIKSIDFNKNNSSSIWALAETHFPKNIGEQINKSLLNLRFLRKKPGESIKFDPFRDLYLTYSEKKETSLWLIKSLEEKGLIKIISTYQIIELDPVTKQKSIRSNDGLKITISADGEARIEELERIEDNSKDKFINNLITPFALKKLSLVNYRCFESLDLDFDSKLTVLVADNGGGKTAVLDAIATCVSTIPEFSGMEFSTDDVRLLDNGERADSSGIEFVVCHEKNDFGIRIVKRNNYNPSVTEEIEGIGNLQKCNLTEIIKNLGREFFAYYKTDRSFSRKVELKSNTQSKVDPSYLNKFIFASNESIHTASEWFYDTEDRERRKKIENHNGYEDPTLRTIKAAIIKAMPEITKIETEIDPKKSIIVHFEDVGNKAKLRIDQLSDGFKMIFSLVLDLSLRLTLANPDSDNSLNCHAVVMIDEIDLHLHPSWQQRVLTDLQRTFPNVQFIVTTHSPQVLSTVPKECIRIIKSEGGKISVFEPFRNTHGEESKVILEDIFDTNSRPPGEPREILAEYLRLVDHGKHDTEEATKLRKKLEEIFGENYHQLELADIIINRNLALKKAGSK
- a CDS encoding TIGR02646 family protein; translated protein: MKAAEKANPRPDDPDLAWKEFGGKEEVRKRLSEIQMGLCAYCEIRLSKEIGLHIDHIKPKTRCPEKTFYWSNLLLSCIAAEKLEKLKDSDKCCGHFKLKAWDEQMLLPTDEDCEKFFIYLKSGEIELADNLTPDEKKRGKLAIDILNLNGCSRLKRERNEIIEIFIKQLDSVSDCQKAREIFINSELFPTNGKLKSFVTAKKQRVAEYQT
- the wecB gene encoding UDP-N-acetylglucosamine 2-epimerase (non-hydrolyzing), which encodes MKKILTVVGARPQFIKSFAISLPIMTEFADRFSEVLVHTGQHYDHELSGVFFEEMKLPEPKYNLEIGSNSPGKQVGLMLIELEKVMQAEKPDLVLTYGDTNSTMAAALCAAKLYIPLAHIEAGVRSFFYQMPEEINRIVTDKVADFLFTPTETGVTNLSREFLRGEIVNSGDVMLDVFQGFFQRLNIEKTDKGYILFTLHREINTSRDNLEIIAGFLARVGQNLIWPLHPRAKKYLTEFGLLPKITANPRVSLIEPVSYLEMMKYLSGANRVVTDSGGLVKEAYFMGKPCLTMREETEWPETLAGGWNSLVGMDPGRIIDGLKQIPEGKCAIGQFGDGQAARKILEYLNGRI